A genomic window from Candidatus Woesearchaeota archaeon includes:
- the sufC gene encoding Fe-S cluster assembly ATPase SufC: MTKQGLVIMDLQTSIADKKILKGLSLTVKKGEVHVLMGPNGSGKSTLSYTLMGSPKYTVDGGSVTIDGDDLLALLPDQRAKKGLFLGFQYPEEIPGVTVANFLRLATGAIKGQKIAIPEFQKILKEKMKELEMDPLFARRYLNEGFSGGEKKRCEILQMALLEPKYCILDEIDSGTDVDALKIITAGINKLLSPDRGFLIITHYNRILQYLNKIDFVHIVVDGRIVKSGGRDLALEIDQQGYDKYEKK; the protein is encoded by the coding sequence ATGACGAAACAAGGATTAGTAATTATGGATTTACAGACATCTATCGCAGACAAAAAGATTCTCAAAGGATTGAGTCTTACCGTAAAAAAAGGAGAAGTGCACGTGCTTATGGGACCAAACGGTTCTGGAAAAAGCACGCTCTCGTATACGTTGATGGGCAGTCCCAAGTATACTGTTGATGGCGGGAGCGTGACTATTGATGGCGATGATTTACTTGCTCTTCTTCCTGACCAGCGCGCGAAAAAAGGATTGTTCTTAGGATTTCAGTATCCTGAAGAGATTCCTGGTGTCACTGTCGCGAACTTTTTGCGTCTTGCAACTGGCGCAATTAAAGGACAGAAAATCGCGATCCCTGAATTTCAGAAGATTTTGAAAGAGAAAATGAAAGAACTCGAGATGGATCCACTGTTTGCACGACGATATTTGAATGAAGGATTTTCTGGTGGCGAGAAAAAAAGATGCGAAATTTTACAGATGGCATTACTTGAACCAAAGTACTGCATCCTTGATGAAATTGATTCTGGCACAGACGTTGATGCGCTCAAAATTATTACTGCAGGGATTAACAAGTTATTGAGTCCTGATAGAGGATTCTTGATTATTACGCATTATAATCGGATTTTACAGTATTTGAACAAAATTGATTTTGTCCATATTGTTGTTGATGGTCGTATTGTGAAGAGTGGTGGACGTGACTTAGCACTTGAGATCGATCAACAAGGATATGATAAATATGAGAAGAAGTAG
- a CDS encoding response regulator, with amino-acid sequence MNKVMAAVDGLTARLGRAPRILLVDDEEDITEMFERAFAVVGYKAVREKCTNAAGARVLTAREAYDVIVSDFNNKGASGDHEGGMTLYRKLQRERVVPPLYVVISGQDNLTIPREVPFMRKPIGLYDLTHRVTTELRGRLAPVAGYTSQPAEAK; translated from the coding sequence ATGAATAAAGTTATGGCTGCGGTAGATGGTCTTACAGCACGATTAGGAAGAGCTCCCAGAATATTGCTTGTTGATGATGAAGAAGACATAACGGAAATGTTTGAAAGAGCATTTGCAGTGGTGGGATATAAAGCAGTAAGAGAAAAATGCACAAATGCTGCAGGAGCACGAGTTCTAACAGCGCGAGAAGCATATGATGTAATTGTGTCAGATTTTAACAACAAAGGGGCATCAGGAGACCATGAAGGAGGAATGACTCTATATAGAAAATTGCAAAGAGAAAGAGTAGTACCTCCATTGTATGTTGTTATCAGTGGTCAAGATAATTTAACAATCCCACGAGAAGTTCCATTTATGAGAAAACCAATTGGATTGTACGATCTTACACACCGAGTCACCACCGAACTCAGAGGAAGACTTGCTCCTGTAGCAGGCTACACCTCGCAACCAGCAGAAGCAAAATAA
- a CDS encoding SUF system NifU family Fe-S cluster assembly protein has translation MTFDTYSMEIILDHYKNPHNKGKVAHPALQNKEKNPSCGDEIEITATLDAEQRIQDIKFDGHGCAISQASISMLTDELKGKSFQEIMKMEKQNVLALLEIDVAPLRIKCAMLGLRVLQRSILKHEGKDAQGISLSEI, from the coding sequence ATGACGTTTGACACCTATTCTATGGAAATTATTTTGGATCACTACAAAAATCCCCATAACAAAGGAAAAGTTGCACATCCTGCTCTTCAGAATAAAGAGAAGAATCCATCTTGCGGCGATGAGATTGAAATCACCGCAACGCTTGACGCTGAACAGAGAATACAGGACATTAAATTTGATGGTCACGGCTGCGCAATTTCGCAGGCTTCGATCTCTATGCTCACTGATGAACTCAAAGGAAAATCATTTCAAGAAATTATGAAAATGGAAAAACAAAACGTGCTTGCGCTGTTGGAGATTGATGTCGCGCCGCTCCGCATTAAATGCGCAATGCTCGGCTTGCGGGTTTTGCAACGAAGTATCCTCAAACATGAAGGAAAAGACGCGCAAGGTATTTCCCTCTCGGAAATTTAG